A genomic region of Anopheles coustani chromosome 3, idAnoCousDA_361_x.2, whole genome shotgun sequence contains the following coding sequences:
- the LOC131259153 gene encoding uncharacterized protein LOC131259153 produces the protein MEQQVDAILDKVMEVPGNVGCILANSQGLCLGAKGNASEHSAGIIVAISDLASKLDPNSPSPVISLESNDKICMIHKDGITGAIYKQKGSSVH, from the exons ATGGAGCAACAAGTAGACGCCATTCTCGACAAAGT AATGGAAGTGCCTGGTAACGTTGGGTGTATCCTGGCCAACAGTCAAGGACTCTGTCTAGGCG CCAAAGGTAATGCATCAGAGCATTCTGCCGGAATCATCGTTGCCATTTCAGATCTAGCGTCGAAGCTAGACCCCAACAGCCCGTCACCTGTGATTTCACTGGAATCTAACGATAA GATTTGTATGATCCATAAAGACGGAATCACCGGAGCGATTTACAAGCAGAAAGGATCATCTGTGCACTAA
- the LOC131271970 gene encoding zinc finger protein 37-like: MVESESCALCLTTQSKWFLEVFCEDSQSKDIAVIISKHLWFDLKPTKQTYVCADCWKSVHDFHLFYTKLERIHHLEEEITEPPTNNAKTNSEPHEDFEFHPVETIKLEPLEHDYGDETAQPKQEEHTNETVQNESETDRKKERPRRSNVATVKYKSESSDNEWDVGGKDLLSLDLEDDDVDDDDFMDDEDDEDDDDFINYDAINDNKEQVVVKEEQKTNDDTKVPHAAGDTGTPDVPVKRGRGRPPKRKLDEHGARQPSASYGASLKVRKRRARKRMDSISSSDSELDDGSDFERKEWKKLRAKSKKDRGKPLGSRQMRDKRIFSYVDEFFCYYCPEKVLFERFHHANQHYKRVHDEPAFLRCPKCGKKCFTPGGFVSHMETHDDPEKNKCKICGKVTDQKITLKKHMRAHQVKLEENLPYACSQCPRRFEQEKKRDKHERLHGRKIVIKKEKGRDLELLAFYKRIYCEVCEEAKPESTSFDNFWDLKVHMGNEHNKTPYLKCPICFKKNACRQQLMVHVDVHNNPEHYRCEVCKEIHQNLEKHMIKAHSPETTIPDEKNYSCEHCGKMFKFKTNLRSHIDRVHGVKDVCCNICNKYFNHKALSAHKRSAHTDEMFMCEHCPKMFKTRSGLESHKGDHDENQRKSVKCTLCGKEMRRGASMAKHMKTIHSQEDPVNCNLCGKVFRTSFHMMRHRANTCAATISSRPYKCEVCGKGFAMKLTMTEHMTTHTRTSLYQCAFCFKTFGYISNLYKHRKKAHPLEWQEVQARPDQGIATVIEMRN, from the exons ATGGTGGAATCCGAAAGTTGTGCACTCTGCCTGACCACGCAATCGAAATGGTTTCTCGAGGTGTTCTGTGAAGATAGTCAATCGAAGGATATAGCGGTGATAATatcgaaacacctttggttCGAT TTAAAACCGACTAAGCAAACGTACGTTTGTGCGGATTGTTGGAAAAGTGTGCACgattttcatcttttctaCACCAAGCTTGAACGAATACACCATCTGGAAGAAGAAATCACAGAGCCTCCTACGAATAATGCTAAAACCAACTCCGAGCCTC ATGAAGACTTCGAGTTTCATCCCGTGGAAACGATTAAGCTGGAACCGCTTGAGCACGACTATGGGGACGAAACGGCGCAACCTAAGCAGGAAGAACACACAAATGAAACAGTTcaaaatgaaagtgaaacagaTCGCAAGAAAGAGCGCCCCAGAAGATCTAATGTTGCCACGGTGAAGTACAAATCGGAGTCCTCCGATAACGAGTGGGACGTTGGGGGTAAAGATTTGCTCTCGCTGGATCTCGAGGATGACGATGTGGACGATGACGATTTTATGGATGATGAAGACGATGAGGATGACGACGATTTCATCAACTACGATGCGATAAACGATAATAAGGAACAGGTCGTTGTGAAGGAGGAGCAAAAAACTAACGATGACACGAAGGTACCACACGCGGCTGGTGACACGGGAACGccggatgttccggtaaaaCGTGGTAGAGGACGGCCACCTAAACGAAAGCTTGATGAACATGGGGCTCGCCAGCCTAGTGCGTCTTATGGGGCCTCGCTAAAGGTTCGCAAGCGGCGGGCTCGGAAAAGAATGGATTCGATCTCCTCCAGCGACTCGGAGTTGGACGATGGGTCGGACTTTGAACgtaaagaatggaaaaaattGCGCGCAAAGTCGAAGAAGGACAGGGGCAAGCCGCTCGGCAGTCGGCAGATGCGGGATAAGCGAATATTTTCCTACGTCGATGAATTCTTCTGCTACTACTGCCCGGAAAAGGTTCTTTTTGAACGGTTCCACCATGCGAACCAACACTACAAGCGGGTGCATGATGAGCCGGCCTTTCTGCGGTGTCCCAAGTGTGGCAAGAAGTGTTTCACCCCCGGTGGCTTTGTGAGCCACATGGAGACACACGATGATCCGGAGAAAAATAA GTGTAAAATTTGCGGAAAAGTAACCGACCAGAAGATTACCCTAAAAAAGCACATGCGTGCGCACCAGGTGAAACTGGAAGAGAATCTCCCATACGCCTGCAGTCAGTGTCCGCGACGGTTCGAGCAGGAAAAGAAACGGGACAAACACGAGCGTCTGCACGGGCGTAAGATAGTgatcaaaaaggaaaaaggacgcGACCTGGAGCTGCTCGCGTTTTACAAGCGCATCTACTGTGAGGTGTGCGAGGAAGCCAAACCGGAGTCAACCTCTTTCGACAATTTTTGGGATCTGAAGGTGCACATGGGCAACGAGCATAACAAAACGCCGTACCTAAAGTGTCCGATATGCTTCAAGAAGAATGCCTGCCGCCAGCAGCTGATGGTGCATGTGGATGTGCACAATAATCCGGAGCACTATCG ATGCGAAGTTTGCAAGGAGATACATCAGAATCTTGAAAAACACATGATTAAGGCTCACTCACCGGAAACGACAATACCGGATGAAAAGAACTATAGCTGTGAGCACtgtggaaaaatgtttaaattcaaaacaaatcttcGGAGCCATATCGATCGAGTGCACGGAGTTAAGGATGTTTGCTGTAATATCTGCAATAAATA CTTCAACCACAAGGCACTCAGTGCACACAAGCGATCGGCGCACACCGATGAGATGTTCATGTGCGAGCACTGcccgaaaatgttcaaaacacGCAGCGGACTCGAATCGCACAAAGGGGACCACGACGAGAATCAGCGCAAGTCAGTCAAGTGCACTCTGTGTGGCAAAGAAATGCGGCGCGGTGCCAGTATGGCGAAGCACATGAAAACCATCCACTCGCAGGAAGATCCGGTCAACTGCAACCTATGCGGTAAGGTGTTCCGTACGTCATTCCACATGATGCGCCACCGGGCGAACACGTGTGCGGCTACGATCAGCTCGCGGCCGTACAAGTGCGAAGTGTGCGGGAAGGGTTTTGCCATGAAGCTAACAATGACCGAGCACATGACGACGCACACGCGCACCAGTCTGTACCAGTGTGCGTTTTGCTTCAAAACGTTCGGCTACATTTCTAATCTTTATAAGCACCGCAAGAAGGCGCATCCGCTTGAGTGGCAGGAAGTGCAGGCACGACCAGACCAAGGTATCGCCACGGTGATCGAGATGCGCAACTAG